GCCGCTTCGGCAGCAAACTAGCTTGATTTTTTTAAATCTTTATGAATTTTTATATTGCTCACCGCCTTCCGGGGCGTTTGCGTTTAAGATATAGCCGGAAAGGTTTAAGCCGCAAACAAGCCGTTCTTGTAGAAACCCTTGTGTCTTTACAAGAAGGCATAAGGTCGATAAGTGTAAATCCTGTTTCAGGAAGTATCTTAATTGAATATTCGGGGATAAGCGAAGCCGAAACTCTTTCTTATATAAAAGCTCTAAATTCTTCTTACCTTGAAAACGAAGAACTATTAGAAAATGTGGATGAACCGGTAGTAAGCGAAAGTTTAACGGTTTCTTTGGGAATGTTGCTTGCGGAATTCTTTATCCGAAGGCTTTTACCTATTCCTGTCCGCAGAATATTGGCTCTCTTTTCAATTATGCCCCGCGTAAAAGGCGGAATGAAAGCCTTGAAAGGAGGCAGGCCCTTTTGTGCCGAAACCTTAGATGCAGCGGCTCTTTCTCTTTCCTATGCAACGGGAGACCTAAACACAGCCGGCACCATCGCAATGATGCTTGAAATGGGCGAAATCTTAGAAGACTATACCCGCCGGAAGTCCTATGAAAATTTAACCCGCAGTTTTTTGAATACAAAGGAAACTGTTCATGTTCTAAAAGACGGAAATGAAACTGAAATTTCCGCCAATCTTCTTCAAGCCGGAGATACGGTTATTCTTAGGATTGGGTCGGTTATTCCTGCAGACGGAACGGTGGTATCGGGCGAGGCTTCCGTTAATCAGGCTTCAATGACGGGAGAAGGCCTTCCCGTGCACAAGGTCTCGGGAGATACTGTTTTTGCTTCTACCATCGTTGAAGAGGGGGAAATCCATGTATGCGTAAAGGCTTGCGGACGGGAAACCAGAGTGAGCAAGATAGCCGATATGATTGACCGCTCTCAATCTTTAAAGGCGGCTTCACAAATCAAATCCGAAAGAACTGCGGATAAACTTGTTTTTTATAACTTTTTACTTGCAGGCTTGACCTACGCCTTTACAGGTAACTTTGCAAAGGCTGCCTCGACTCTTCTTGTCGACTATTCCTGTGCGATGAAGTTATCTGCTCCTGTCTGCGTGCTTTCAGCTATGAAAAATTGTGCCGAACACGGCATCACCGTAAAGGGCGGAAAGTTTTTAGAAGACTTTGCCCGAGCCGATACAATCGTATTCGATAAGACGGGAACTCTTACGGAATCCCAGCCCTCGGTTAAAAAGATAATTACCTTCGGCGGCAGGCCGGAAAAAAATGTATTAAAAATAGCGGCCTGTCTTGAAGAGCATTTTCCTCATTCGCTTGCAAGGGCCGTTGTACGGGAAGCCGAAAACAGGGGAATTAAACACAGAGAAGAACATACGAAGGTTTCCTATATTTTAGCCCATGGCCTTAAATCTACCTTAAAAGGAGATGAGCTGCGTATAGGAAGCGCTCATTTTATATTCGATGATGAGGGTATTCCAAAAACGGAAGAAGCCGAAAAAGCTATTGAAGATTTGTCGAAGAGCGGCTGTTCCCAGTTATATTTATCAATAGGAAAAGAACTTGCCGGTATCATTGCGATAGAAGATCCTGTTCGCCCCGAAGCAAAAGAAGTTGTTTCAGAACTTCACAAACTGGGAATAAAAAACATAATTATGCTTACAGGGGACGGCCCCCAAACCGCACGCAGCATAGCCGAAAAGACGGGGATTGACCGTTATCATGCGCAAGCCCTTCCCGATACAAAGGCCGGTTTTATTAAAGAGTTAAAAGCTGAGGGTAAAAAAATCGTTATGATAGGCGACGGGATAAATGATTCCCCTGCCCTGTCGGAAGCGGATGTAGGAATTGCAATGGGACAGGCTTCTTCGATAGCAGGAGAAACCGCCGACATTCTTTTGCCGGATGACGGGCTAAGAGCCCTACCCGTTTTAAGGCGTATAGCAACGGGCTTGATTAAAAGAATCAATGTAAACAATAGGGCTATTATCGGCATTAATTCAGCCCTTATTGCAGGGGAACTTGCGGGCTCAATTCCTCCGGCTACAGCAGCCTTAGTCCATAACGGTTCGACTGTTGCCATAGGTATGTCTGCAATGAGAAGCTATGAGCGGCTATGAGCCGCCCTTTGCCGAATCTATTTAATCGGAGGTACGATAAACAGTTCGGCTGAAATTCAGCCTCACTGTTTATCTTCGAGTTTTGTGCTTCGCACAAAACATCGTTTATTCTATGTGCTTTTTCACTTCGTTGCAAAAGCACTACTAAAAAATTTTTTCGGAAGCTGAGGCTTCCTGCAAAAAATTTTTATTGGAGAAAGTAATGACTGTTTCAAGTTTTTTTCCCGGGCATATAAGGCTCAGGGGCGAGATGATAAAAGATAAGGATATTTTTGACGCTTTTGAAAAGGCCGCATCTTCTCATAAGGCGGTCAGCAAAATTGAAAGGAATGAGAGGACGGGAAGCCTTTGCATTGAGTATGATGCAAATGCCCTACCCTTGTCAAAGTTTGAAATCTTTAAAGAAGATTTACCCGAGTTAAAAAAACTTTCCGATGCCTATATTTCGGGCAAGGTAGAAAAGGAAATAATCATCGAAAAGATTTCAGAACTTTGGGAAAAATTAAAAACCCTATAAATAGCCTTGTAATTTCGCCTCTAATGCTTTATACTAATTACGGAAAAGCACACTGATAACACCAAATACAACCATTCTCACCAAAAAAATGCAAAAAGTTTAACAAAGTATTTGACACGCAACAACAGGCCTAACACAATTTTTAGCAACAAGCGGCATTTGCGTTACGCCGCGGTAATAATGAGTAATTGCCGGTTTAATTACACATGAAAAATTACCCATTAAAATGGATGGCCGCCCACAAGTTGGAGGAAACTTCGGCTTCGGGGGCGGTTTTTTTTGTGCAACATTAACTATTAAAACTTTATTTCAGTGATTATTATGCAAAAGAGCCGGTAAATATGTTAGAAAACCGCATAATATGCAAAAAAATAGCAGAAAATATAATTTTTTCGTAAAAGTGCTTGACATTTATTTTAAAATTAAGTATATTACCTTCACACACAGAAGATACACACTATTATTCTATTCACAAGCAGCCCTTTCTCCTCCTTTTCGGGCTGCTTTCTTTTTATCGGATAAGGAGAGTATTATGCAAAAAATTAAAGCGTTTTTTCATCAACAAAATCTAAGACGAAGAGCTGCAAGGTTGGCAGGACGAATCGAAATTGTTCTATCTTTTGCAATGCTTATTGGAATTTTAATTCTTTCTATCGAAATTTTCTTTGACATAAAAGAAATGGTTTATGCATTTATTTACAGTAATAAAATTCCTTCATTTTCCGAATTCTTATCATTGATATTTTCTCTTGTAATCGGTCTCGAATTTGTAAACATGCTTATAAAACATACACCGGGAAGTGCTCTTGAAGTTGTGCTTTATACCATCGCACGAAAAATTATTGCCGACCACGGTAGTATGTTTGATGCCCTATTGGGCGTTGTCGCTATAGCAGTTTTGTTTGCCGTAAAAAAATACCTAAACGAAGGCGGCGAATACGGAACAGGAAACGAATGTGATTATATCGTAAACGGCGGTACCAGTATCCACGAGATAAATCACAGGCTGGACTCGGATTTTGATGAAGCTTACGGAAACACGGTTGCAGGTTATTTGTTTAACTATCTTAAACAACAAGGCCGCTCACCTCACCTCGGTCTGGAAGCCGACATAGGAGAATATAAATTCATTATCCATGAAATGGATAATGACCTGATAAGATATATTAAAATTCTTCCTATTAATGAACATAAAAATTGAGTTTTGGTTTGAACCCGGACTATTTATAAGAGCAGGCATCTATTAAACAAAGTAAAAACTGCAAGCTAATTATTCGGACTTAAATAAATTGCTTCAGATTCGTTCAAGTGAGGGAAGGAAACCATTTTGCGGTCATTTGTATGGCCGTTAAACAATATGGTAATACTGTCATTTGCTGTTATAAAAACAACATGCGATTCTTTTGTAAGGCAGATAAAACCGCCCTCACTTACGGCAGAATAATTTGTTGAATAAAATATTTTCTTTTGCTGCATATAGTCGGTTATCCCACTGCTGGTATATCTGGGACTACCGGTCCTGATCCAAATCAGACTTTCAGGATACCAAGCAGCTGTCGGCGAAATTCCGCCTGCATAGATACACTGAGAAACATAGTTTGCACAATCATTATCATAGGTCTTGTATTCGGGATTCCAAACCGAAATATCACTCGACATATTTAAGGGGTTGGACGTGTATTTATTTGCATAGCCGACGGCAGCTGCATTATTGTAATCAACCTTTTTTGAATTTGTATTAACGTGATAT
The DNA window shown above is from Treponema denticola and carries:
- a CDS encoding transporter associated domain-containing protein gives rise to the protein MQKIKAFFHQQNLRRRAARLAGRIEIVLSFAMLIGILILSIEIFFDIKEMVYAFIYSNKIPSFSEFLSLIFSLVIGLEFVNMLIKHTPGSALEVVLYTIARKIIADHGSMFDALLGVVAIAVLFAVKKYLNEGGEYGTGNECDYIVNGGTSIHEINHRLDSDFDEAYGNTVAGYLFNYLKQQGRSPHLGLEADIGEYKFIIHEMDNDLIRYIKILPINEHKN
- a CDS encoding heavy metal translocating P-type ATPase; the protein is MNFYIAHRLPGRLRLRYSRKGLSRKQAVLVETLVSLQEGIRSISVNPVSGSILIEYSGISEAETLSYIKALNSSYLENEELLENVDEPVVSESLTVSLGMLLAEFFIRRLLPIPVRRILALFSIMPRVKGGMKALKGGRPFCAETLDAAALSLSYATGDLNTAGTIAMMLEMGEILEDYTRRKSYENLTRSFLNTKETVHVLKDGNETEISANLLQAGDTVILRIGSVIPADGTVVSGEASVNQASMTGEGLPVHKVSGDTVFASTIVEEGEIHVCVKACGRETRVSKIADMIDRSQSLKAASQIKSERTADKLVFYNFLLAGLTYAFTGNFAKAASTLLVDYSCAMKLSAPVCVLSAMKNCAEHGITVKGGKFLEDFARADTIVFDKTGTLTESQPSVKKIITFGGRPEKNVLKIAACLEEHFPHSLARAVVREAENRGIKHREEHTKVSYILAHGLKSTLKGDELRIGSAHFIFDDEGIPKTEEAEKAIEDLSKSGCSQLYLSIGKELAGIIAIEDPVRPEAKEVVSELHKLGIKNIIMLTGDGPQTARSIAEKTGIDRYHAQALPDTKAGFIKELKAEGKKIVMIGDGINDSPALSEADVGIAMGQASSIAGETADILLPDDGLRALPVLRRIATGLIKRINVNNRAIIGINSALIAGELAGSIPPATAALVHNGSTVAIGMSAMRSYERL